One genomic region from Methanonatronarchaeum thermophilum encodes:
- a CDS encoding transcription initiation factor IIB: MGEYEESGKCIECDAEKLTHDYERAELICENCGIVIDEEFIDDGPEWRAFDSEQRENRSRVGSPMTNMTHDKGLSTQISIKNRDGQGNPISSNKKAQFYRLRKWHRQARISDAKERNLALALGELNRMSSCLNIPRNIQEDSSKIYRQAAEADLIKGRSIEGVVAASLYIACRKNGVARTLDEIAEAARITRKELGRTYRFIAQELELKLPLSLPQEYLPRFCSKLDLSQQTQIKAREIIQKASERGLTSGRSPTGIAAAAIYISSVVCGEKRPQKEIADQTNTTEVTVRNRYQEIKKELDIEINV; encoded by the coding sequence ATAGGCGAATACGAAGAAAGTGGTAAATGTATCGAGTGTGACGCTGAAAAACTAACACATGATTATGAAAGAGCTGAACTAATTTGCGAAAACTGTGGCATCGTTATAGATGAAGAATTTATAGATGACGGCCCAGAATGGAGAGCATTCGACAGCGAACAAAGAGAAAACAGAAGCCGAGTTGGCAGTCCAATGACCAACATGACCCACGATAAAGGCCTTTCAACCCAAATCAGCATTAAAAATAGAGATGGACAGGGAAACCCAATATCATCAAACAAAAAAGCCCAGTTCTACAGGCTACGAAAATGGCATAGACAAGCCCGCATATCAGATGCCAAAGAAAGAAACCTAGCCCTCGCATTAGGCGAACTAAACCGAATGTCATCATGCCTAAATATACCAAGAAACATCCAGGAAGACTCATCCAAAATATATCGACAAGCAGCAGAAGCAGACCTGATAAAAGGAAGAAGCATCGAAGGAGTAGTTGCAGCTTCACTATACATAGCATGTAGAAAAAACGGCGTAGCCCGAACCCTAGACGAAATAGCCGAAGCAGCAAGAATAACACGAAAAGAACTAGGCCGTACATACCGATTCATAGCTCAAGAACTAGAACTAAAACTACCACTATCACTACCACAAGAATACCTACCTAGATTCTGCAGCAAACTAGACCTATCTCAACAAACACAAATTAAAGCAAGAGAAATAATACAAAAAGCATCAGAAAGAGGACTAACAAGCGGAAGAAGTCCAACCGGAATCGCCGCAGCAGCAATATACATCTCAAGCGTGGTATGTGGCGAAAAAAGACCACAAAAAGAAATAGCAGACCAAACAAACACAACAGAAGTAACAGTCCGAAACAGATACCAAGAGATAAAAAAAGAACTAGATATTGAAATAAACGTATAA
- a CDS encoding NUDIX domain-containing protein — MKPRYTIIVCYKNKEFLMVYNPERAWEFPGGKIKQKETARQAAEREFIEETGYKPKNLKKIKQKNHGIIYYSELGGRKTKKSEYTLGYFKKLPKKLSFSTKEYKEILKTTENLPKQTKKQTQTPKNN; from the coding sequence ATGAAACCCAGATACACAATAATAGTCTGCTATAAAAACAAAGAATTCTTGATGGTATACAACCCAGAAAGAGCATGGGAGTTTCCAGGTGGAAAAATAAAACAAAAAGAAACAGCCCGACAAGCCGCTGAAAGAGAGTTTATAGAAGAAACAGGATACAAACCCAAAAACCTCAAAAAAATCAAACAAAAAAACCATGGCATTATATACTACAGTGAATTAGGTGGAAGAAAAACTAAAAAAAGTGAATATACCTTAGGTTATTTTAAAAAACTACCTAAAAAACTATCCTTCTCGACAAAAGAATACAAAGAGATACTTAAAACCACTGAAAACCTACCTAAACAAACCAAAAAACAAACACAAACCCCTAAAAACAACTAG
- a CDS encoding DUF1922 domain-containing protein, whose amino-acid sequence MTKKYIVFQCPECGRYLYTEKQHKTRECPCGKRVKIKKSKKIGETKNHREARQVVRKLQKEKSKKHGFFKYK is encoded by the coding sequence ATGACAAAAAAATACATCGTTTTCCAATGCCCAGAATGTGGAAGATACCTATACACCGAAAAACAACACAAAACAAGAGAATGTCCATGCGGAAAACGAGTAAAAATAAAAAAATCCAAAAAAATCGGAGAAACCAAAAACCATAGGGAAGCAAGACAGGTAGTAAGAAAACTACAGAAAGAAAAATCAAAAAAACATGGATTTTTCAAATACAAATAA
- a CDS encoding DNA-directed DNA polymerase, translating to MLNNLLMEIEGQLINADYITEYGDPVIRLWINGKNKTYLGLYRDFEPYFYALPQENSDINKLEKKIYEIEGERYGETITPKKVETSNRLDQGLKTKVLKITVDHPQHVPTLRKEVSDTEGIKEYREADIPFVNRFVIDKGLVPSSKIVLTGKKTDCEYAENAVEIESLEGVFQEETPKLKKLTFDCEMYNKGRSPDPDKDPIIIISYVTTNGTPKLLVSENDDDKKIIEQFIEEIKKQDPDVIFTYNGDDFDWPYLKKRAEKHDIELDVGRDGSTPDIRGGGRRTVSIKGRLNIDLYRIASRDLGEVKVMSLEEVSDYLNVMDIDERTDIPGHKVGEYWEDSDKRKKLCKYAEDDALSTAGVGNELLPNQLEFSKLTKQFADDISKMGRGRQVEWYLIAKAYEQNELVPNRMGYRSSSKNTYLGGFVLEPEKGLHENVVSLDFSSMYPSLMISYNISPDTYIPPDQKTNQKNLYEAPEVGHRFRRDREGFFTEILEELLNHRAKIKEKIKKAETSETRKSLKVREKAIKTLTNSFYGYTGWGAARWYKKECAEATTAWGREMINKAIETAEKKDLKVIYGDTDSIFIKKTKEKNEEISKIAEKLATELNQTLPLEIEIEKNYKTIFFTEKKKRYAGLDQNEEIYIRGLEVRRGDWCDLAREMQQKVIEIILKNKNPEKAVKEVKKTIQKLKNGEISIDKLVIRKTLSKKISKYESRQAHVHAAEKAEKQGIEVGPGTKIAFIVTTKGGTTIGERAFPIEMFKSYKKGTLTMENGRKIPVDTEYYIENQVIPAVSRILNYFGYTKNNLKGEPSQRKLGEF from the coding sequence ATGCTCAATAATCTTTTGATGGAAATAGAAGGACAACTAATCAACGCGGACTACATAACAGAGTACGGAGACCCAGTTATAAGGCTCTGGATAAATGGAAAAAACAAAACCTACCTAGGTCTCTATAGGGATTTTGAACCATATTTCTACGCATTACCCCAAGAAAACAGCGATATAAACAAACTGGAAAAAAAGATATATGAGATTGAAGGTGAGAGATATGGAGAAACTATAACTCCTAAGAAGGTAGAGACATCCAACCGCTTAGACCAAGGCCTAAAAACCAAGGTACTTAAGATAACAGTAGACCACCCACAACACGTACCAACACTAAGAAAAGAAGTATCTGACACCGAAGGAATCAAAGAATATCGAGAAGCAGATATACCATTTGTAAATAGATTCGTTATCGATAAAGGCCTTGTTCCATCATCAAAAATAGTTTTAACCGGTAAAAAAACCGATTGTGAATACGCTGAAAACGCAGTTGAAATAGAATCACTGGAAGGAGTCTTTCAAGAAGAAACCCCCAAACTAAAAAAACTAACATTCGACTGCGAGATGTACAACAAAGGAAGGTCACCAGACCCTGATAAAGACCCAATAATCATAATTTCTTACGTAACAACAAATGGAACACCAAAACTCCTAGTAAGTGAGAACGATGACGACAAAAAGATTATTGAACAGTTCATCGAAGAAATAAAAAAACAAGACCCAGATGTAATATTCACATACAACGGAGATGACTTTGATTGGCCATATCTCAAAAAAAGAGCAGAAAAACATGATATAGAGCTCGATGTAGGTCGAGATGGCTCAACCCCTGATATAAGGGGAGGTGGAAGAAGAACTGTTTCAATAAAAGGACGGTTAAACATAGATCTATACAGGATAGCAAGCCGTGATTTAGGTGAAGTAAAAGTAATGTCCCTAGAGGAAGTCTCAGACTACCTAAATGTAATGGATATCGATGAAAGAACAGACATACCAGGCCACAAGGTCGGAGAGTATTGGGAAGACAGTGATAAAAGAAAAAAACTATGCAAATACGCAGAAGACGACGCTTTAAGTACAGCAGGAGTAGGAAACGAACTTCTACCAAACCAACTTGAATTCTCAAAACTAACAAAACAGTTCGCAGACGATATCTCTAAAATGGGGAGAGGCCGTCAAGTAGAGTGGTACCTAATAGCCAAAGCATACGAACAAAACGAACTAGTACCAAACAGAATGGGGTATCGATCTTCATCAAAAAACACATACCTAGGTGGATTCGTACTAGAACCAGAAAAAGGACTACACGAAAACGTTGTATCACTTGACTTCAGCTCAATGTACCCCTCACTAATGATATCATACAACATATCACCGGACACATATATACCACCAGACCAAAAAACGAACCAAAAAAATTTGTATGAAGCACCAGAAGTCGGACATAGATTCCGTAGAGACAGAGAGGGTTTCTTCACTGAAATACTTGAAGAATTACTAAACCATAGAGCCAAAATCAAGGAAAAAATAAAAAAAGCAGAAACCAGTGAAACAAGGAAATCATTAAAAGTTCGGGAGAAAGCAATCAAAACACTAACAAACTCTTTCTACGGATATACAGGTTGGGGAGCTGCAAGATGGTATAAAAAGGAATGCGCAGAAGCAACAACCGCTTGGGGACGCGAAATGATAAACAAAGCCATTGAAACCGCAGAAAAAAAAGATCTAAAAGTAATTTACGGAGATACAGACTCAATTTTCATCAAAAAAACCAAAGAAAAAAATGAAGAGATATCCAAAATCGCAGAAAAACTAGCAACCGAACTAAACCAAACCCTACCACTTGAAATAGAAATAGAAAAAAACTACAAAACGATATTCTTCACAGAAAAGAAAAAAAGATACGCAGGCCTGGACCAAAACGAAGAGATATACATCAGAGGACTTGAAGTTAGAAGAGGAGACTGGTGCGACCTAGCTAGAGAGATGCAACAAAAAGTAATAGAGATCATATTAAAGAATAAAAACCCTGAAAAAGCAGTTAAAGAGGTTAAAAAAACAATACAAAAACTCAAAAACGGCGAGATATCGATAGATAAACTTGTAATACGTAAAACACTGTCCAAAAAAATATCTAAATATGAATCTAGACAAGCGCACGTCCATGCAGCAGAAAAAGCGGAAAAACAAGGAATAGAAGTCGGGCCAGGAACAAAAATAGCATTCATTGTAACCACCAAAGGCGGTACAACAATAGGAGAAAGAGCTTTCCCTATAGAAATGTTCAAATCCTATAAAAAAGGAACCCTAACCATGGAAAACGGCCGTAAAATACCGGTCGACACAGAATACTACATAGAAAACCAAGTGATACCCGCGGTATCAAGAATACTAAACTACTTTGGATATACAAAAAACAACTTGAAAGGCGAGCCAAGCCAAAGAAAACTAGGAGAGTTCTAA
- a CDS encoding ATP-dependent DNA helicase, with the protein MKDFLDFFPKEEPYNSQLDAMEKISDGVKRGRVILFEGACGTGKTLAALAPSIEYAKKRGKKVVIATNVHQQMKQFIDEAREIYDISKIKTVVFQGKTKLCIEDMGYGECQALKEETYELYRLRKERNELKYEVMGSNGEGSRDKKIELLKEIDEEIGEKEANSCVPLLNTLKGEGDFEPWLFSGVRSPIDVVDWCSGRERCPYEELKKGLEEAELIICNYRHIMDPVTLSRFSEWLGEEGEPFNESILILDEAHNLGQVARDIYSRNIALKTIKKGLNEVRDEKTQQLVDGDYKSVEKLFKTFFDSIQNLKPNKIWEGYNEVKIQDPSSPKSEDKISKFLYKKIDRVENNLNEALKIGNELESIYEEEFKAKKRTRKRVCYIQVVSEFLLKYLQNAKNPDYYPHLEFKKIEGVIDAKLGLFNCAPEDLVGSLLNSTHSTIMMSATLRPFSHIRKSYGFTNTLDLAYPMNFPIENRQTLAIDTHALFAKNRNKDNVVAEVSNIIRDIISGTPGNVLVFFPNWSEAQKYYESVEGDVEKFLDMRGESSVDVRNQFFEIGENGGEAVLFSYIWGTLSEGLDYRDDRVKTVVIAGVPYPLLDDKMKAIQNSYEKRYGDGWKYGVEVPTVRKVRQAIGRAVRSPEDKASRVLLDKRYTPSSSKNMGKYSFYTSLPKELKKEVKEVKPQEVEPALKNFFE; encoded by the coding sequence ATGAAAGATTTTTTGGATTTTTTTCCTAAAGAAGAACCTTACAACAGTCAGTTGGATGCTATGGAGAAGATTAGTGATGGAGTTAAACGTGGTAGAGTCATTCTTTTCGAAGGAGCTTGTGGAACTGGTAAGACTTTGGCGGCATTAGCTCCATCTATAGAATATGCTAAAAAGAGAGGTAAGAAGGTTGTTATAGCTACAAATGTCCATCAACAGATGAAACAGTTTATTGATGAGGCCAGAGAGATTTATGATATCTCTAAAATCAAAACGGTTGTTTTTCAAGGTAAAACAAAGCTTTGCATCGAAGATATGGGTTATGGTGAGTGTCAAGCGTTGAAGGAAGAGACCTATGAATTATATCGGTTGAGAAAAGAACGTAATGAACTTAAGTACGAGGTTATGGGGTCGAATGGTGAGGGGTCTAGAGATAAAAAGATCGAGTTGTTAAAGGAAATCGATGAAGAGATCGGTGAAAAAGAAGCAAACAGTTGTGTTCCTCTTTTAAACACACTTAAAGGTGAGGGCGATTTTGAGCCATGGCTTTTTTCAGGTGTTAGAAGTCCTATCGATGTTGTTGATTGGTGTTCTGGTAGAGAGCGTTGTCCATATGAAGAGTTGAAAAAAGGATTGGAAGAAGCTGAGCTTATCATCTGCAACTACCGCCACATCATGGATCCTGTAACACTCTCCAGGTTTTCAGAATGGCTTGGTGAAGAGGGAGAGCCTTTCAACGAATCTATTTTAATTCTTGACGAGGCCCATAATTTAGGTCAAGTTGCTAGAGATATATACTCACGTAACATCGCTTTAAAAACTATAAAAAAAGGTTTAAACGAAGTTAGAGATGAAAAAACTCAACAGTTGGTTGATGGTGATTACAAATCGGTTGAAAAACTTTTTAAAACATTTTTTGATTCGATACAAAACCTCAAGCCAAATAAAATATGGGAAGGATACAATGAAGTTAAAATACAAGACCCATCATCGCCTAAGAGTGAAGATAAAATATCTAAGTTTTTATATAAAAAAATTGATAGAGTTGAAAATAACCTAAATGAAGCTCTTAAAATAGGTAACGAACTTGAATCGATATATGAAGAAGAATTTAAAGCTAAAAAAAGAACCAGAAAAAGAGTTTGTTATATACAGGTCGTTAGTGAATTCCTATTAAAATATCTACAAAACGCAAAAAACCCAGACTATTACCCACACCTCGAATTTAAGAAGATTGAAGGCGTTATAGATGCGAAACTTGGGTTGTTCAACTGTGCGCCTGAGGACCTTGTTGGTTCATTATTGAACTCAACACACTCAACAATAATGATGTCAGCTACTTTAAGGCCCTTCAGCCACATTAGAAAATCTTATGGATTTACAAACACACTTGACCTCGCATACCCTATGAACTTTCCAATCGAAAACCGTCAGACTCTAGCGATCGATACACATGCCCTTTTCGCTAAAAACCGTAACAAAGATAATGTTGTCGCTGAAGTTTCCAACATAATTCGTGACATCATCTCAGGTACACCTGGAAACGTACTGGTTTTCTTCCCTAACTGGAGCGAAGCACAAAAATACTATGAATCTGTTGAAGGTGATGTAGAAAAATTCCTTGATATGAGGGGAGAATCCTCAGTTGATGTCAGAAACCAGTTTTTCGAGATCGGTGAAAACGGTGGAGAAGCAGTTCTTTTTTCATATATATGGGGTACTTTATCCGAAGGACTAGACTACCGAGATGACCGAGTTAAAACCGTAGTAATCGCAGGCGTACCATACCCATTACTAGATGACAAGATGAAAGCGATACAAAACTCATATGAAAAAAGATATGGGGACGGATGGAAATACGGAGTAGAAGTCCCTACAGTTAGAAAAGTAAGACAAGCTATAGGTAGAGCTGTTAGATCACCTGAAGACAAAGCATCCAGAGTCCTACTAGACAAAAGATACACACCAAGTTCAAGCAAAAATATGGGTAAATACTCGTTCTACACAAGCCTTCCAAAAGAACTTAAAAAAGAGGTAAAAGAGGTAAAACCACAAGAAGTTGAACCTGCATTAAAAAACTTCTTCGAATGA
- a CDS encoding twin-arginine translocase TatA/TatE family subunit, producing the protein MELSILAGGPLGIGLTEWVIIFLVILLLFGASKLPKLARSMGTAMGEFKKARSEMEEEVKKAEYETLESEPEEDEEGDLNMKNIAKDLGIDVEGKTEEEIKKKIQETMKEKGS; encoded by the coding sequence ATGGAATTATCGATACTTGCCGGAGGTCCTCTTGGAATTGGACTTACCGAATGGGTTATCATCTTTCTTGTAATCCTCCTACTATTCGGAGCAAGCAAACTCCCAAAACTAGCCAGATCAATGGGAACAGCTATGGGAGAATTTAAGAAAGCAAGAAGCGAGATGGAAGAAGAGGTCAAAAAAGCAGAATACGAAACACTAGAAAGTGAACCAGAAGAAGACGAAGAAGGAGACCTCAACATGAAAAACATAGCCAAAGACCTCGGCATAGACGTAGAAGGAAAAACAGAAGAAGAGATAAAAAAGAAAATACAAGAAACAATGAAAGAAAAAGGAAGCTAA
- the pyrH gene encoding UMP kinase, translating into MSIVISLGGSILAPDLSSSKFSEYSEVLKDISGEEEVVVVTGGGEMAREYIDIARGLGSNEAACDSIGIEVTRLNARLLISALGSDVFPEPPGSYDEVLKAFSVSDVVVMGGVSPGQSTDAVSALVAEYIDAELLVFATSVDGVYSSDPRFNDDAVKFDRITPDRLVEIVMETEIKAGAKSVVDPLASKIIERSEIPTVVLDGGVPEKIRSVILDGVHEGTLVVSEEYEGVLGGFD; encoded by the coding sequence ATGTCAATTGTTATTAGTTTAGGCGGTTCTATTCTGGCTCCAGATCTTAGTAGTTCGAAGTTTAGTGAGTATTCTGAGGTATTGAAGGATATCTCTGGCGAGGAAGAGGTTGTTGTTGTGACTGGTGGTGGTGAGATGGCTAGAGAGTATATAGATATTGCGAGGGGTCTTGGTTCGAATGAGGCTGCTTGTGATTCTATTGGTATTGAAGTTACTCGTTTAAATGCGAGACTTTTGATTAGTGCTTTGGGTAGTGATGTTTTTCCTGAACCTCCAGGGTCTTATGATGAGGTGTTGAAAGCTTTTTCTGTGAGTGATGTTGTTGTTATGGGTGGTGTTTCTCCGGGCCAGTCTACTGATGCTGTTTCTGCTTTGGTTGCTGAGTATATCGATGCTGAGTTGTTGGTTTTCGCTACCTCTGTTGATGGTGTGTATAGTTCAGATCCTCGTTTTAATGATGATGCTGTGAAGTTTGATAGGATTACGCCTGATAGGCTTGTTGAGATTGTTATGGAGACTGAGATTAAGGCTGGTGCTAAGAGTGTGGTTGACCCTCTTGCTTCAAAGATTATTGAGAGGTCTGAGATCCCTACGGTTGTATTAGATGGAGGTGTTCCTGAGAAAATCAGGTCTGTTATATTAGATGGTGTGCATGAGGGAACGCTTGTTGTTTCGGAAGAGTATGAAGGGGTTTTGGGTGGTTTTGACTGA
- a CDS encoding ribonucleotide reductase N-terminal alpha domain-containing protein yields MTNPKTKNFKLPPKKTTGQTLEEKLTENAYQKILPARYLKKDKNGNTTETPEEMFMRVAKNIAQPEKNHKNGNYEKTKKQFYNLMTNLKFIPNSPTLMNAGTEIQQLSACFVTHPTDNMDSIFNTVHKAAKIFQSGGGMGYPFHLLRPKGDVVKSTGGIASGPITFQQVFDTMCGTIKQGGRRRGAQMGIMKVDHPDILRFIVSKRKEGNLSNFNISVGVTQEFMKAVKNDEEYELKNPRTGDTHLVTDKTAEFYNKDEEWWPEAQGSDTGKDENFWRDYAHTFGDEIKKHEINLEPGEEMTLPARFIWKTMIDGAWRNGEPGLFMIDQTNKMHSFDTEKHPEHRIEATNPCITGDTYINTDKGFYTAKELYEENIPINVVVDSRKSKEKIKPASRVYKTGTKDVYKIETKEGFELRVTEDHKIMTEKGWKETRELQKGDKIHIQDREGAHNNLHQNENTASKTTNKVQQGTENGAVLLKNNQEKTSYSQKTEFPEQMLHTGNGITRRFLQQTFTEKLLINLDKNPEIKLKGENEFLKKTQLLLINQGIYSEIKNHGESYLVIKNEDVIEFNEKIGLLGDKKKLLQNLDIEKTEKRRKYTAEIQEIVYDGHEDVYDLTEPDTHSFIANGVVVHNCGEQPLENFEACNLGHINLSLLVEEKQDGQAQTFREWRKKNPDYDYESNKGLEKAVADYLRQAMDMEEFERVARIGTRFLDNVITMNDFPLEEIEDKVSKMRKIGLGLMGFAQLLIQLGIRYGSRESIAVAKEIQRLITRFSVEESHRLALSRGEFPEWSESKWADPTEYPEWFERHTGGLNPEEYSDGYLIRNHNTTSIAPTGTTSMIANTSGGCEPIFSLAYFKNVAKDIQGEDMLVEFDDYFIRTLEANNINVEEVKSAAIKKMEKNRWEGVDSIPDETLPPKIKEIFVAADRVKPEEHVDIQAAFQYHNHSGISKTCNFPNEATKKDVEKAYMRAYDKGVKGMTVYRDGSREVQVMKTNIDTQEKNLNKKQLIEKTIKEFGGIKNMIESKEFKETIQQTNIDTDKQKPLLQTLTQNQENIKKGKKTKMGQKTARERPKVVQGETREIETPYGDLYVTINEDKHGPFEVFAQIGKAGGYTQSFTEALGRMISLALRTGASGEEVIKQLDDIRSPQIAWDQGTKIYSVPDAIAEAMKRHLNKTKGVQETVDTYEQQTEEIETHKNNETDTTKIIKEGVNPECPECGGMLTLQEGCKKCPKCGWSEC; encoded by the coding sequence ATGACCAACCCAAAAACAAAAAACTTCAAACTACCCCCCAAAAAAACCACAGGCCAAACACTAGAAGAAAAACTAACAGAAAACGCATACCAAAAAATACTCCCCGCAAGATACCTAAAAAAAGACAAAAACGGCAACACAACCGAAACACCAGAAGAAATGTTCATGCGAGTAGCCAAAAACATAGCACAACCAGAAAAAAACCACAAAAACGGCAACTACGAAAAAACAAAAAAACAGTTCTACAACCTAATGACAAACCTAAAATTCATACCAAACTCACCAACCCTCATGAACGCAGGAACCGAAATACAACAACTATCAGCCTGCTTCGTAACCCACCCCACAGACAACATGGACTCAATATTCAACACAGTTCACAAAGCAGCAAAAATATTCCAAAGCGGCGGCGGAATGGGATACCCATTCCACCTACTACGACCAAAAGGAGACGTAGTAAAATCAACAGGCGGAATAGCCTCCGGCCCAATAACATTCCAACAAGTATTCGACACAATGTGCGGAACAATCAAACAAGGAGGCCGGCGCAGAGGAGCCCAGATGGGTATAATGAAAGTAGACCACCCAGACATCCTCCGTTTCATAGTATCAAAAAGAAAAGAAGGCAACCTTTCAAACTTCAACATATCGGTAGGGGTAACACAGGAGTTCATGAAGGCGGTGAAGAACGACGAGGAATATGAATTAAAGAACCCAAGAACTGGAGACACACACCTAGTTACAGATAAAACCGCTGAGTTCTACAACAAAGATGAAGAATGGTGGCCAGAAGCCCAGGGATCCGACACAGGGAAGGATGAAAATTTCTGGAGAGACTATGCACACACATTCGGAGACGAAATAAAAAAACATGAAATAAACCTCGAGCCCGGGGAGGAGATGACTTTACCGGCCAGGTTTATCTGGAAAACAATGATTGATGGAGCCTGGAGAAACGGAGAACCCGGCCTGTTCATGATTGACCAGACAAACAAAATGCATAGTTTCGATACCGAAAAACATCCAGAACACCGTATAGAAGCAACAAACCCATGTATAACAGGAGACACATACATAAACACAGATAAAGGGTTTTACACAGCAAAAGAACTTTATGAAGAAAATATACCTATAAATGTAGTTGTAGACAGCCGTAAAAGCAAAGAAAAAATAAAGCCAGCAAGCAGAGTCTACAAAACAGGTACTAAAGACGTATACAAAATAGAGACAAAAGAAGGATTCGAATTAAGGGTCACAGAAGACCATAAAATAATGACAGAAAAGGGCTGGAAAGAAACACGAGAACTCCAGAAAGGAGATAAAATACACATACAAGACAGAGAGGGAGCTCATAACAACCTACATCAAAACGAAAATACAGCCAGCAAAACAACAAATAAAGTCCAGCAAGGGACCGAAAACGGGGCAGTCCTACTAAAAAACAACCAGGAAAAAACCAGCTATTCTCAAAAAACCGAATTTCCAGAACAAATGCTACACACAGGCAATGGAATAACCAGAAGGTTCCTTCAGCAGACCTTCACAGAAAAATTATTGATCAACCTGGATAAGAACCCAGAAATCAAGCTGAAAGGCGAAAACGAGTTTCTTAAAAAAACACAGTTATTATTGATTAACCAAGGTATTTACAGCGAAATCAAAAACCACGGGGAAAGCTATCTGGTGATAAAAAACGAGGACGTCATCGAATTCAACGAGAAAATCGGTTTGCTGGGTGATAAGAAGAAGTTGCTTCAAAACCTGGATATCGAGAAAACAGAAAAAAGAAGAAAATACACCGCCGAAATCCAGGAAATAGTCTATGATGGACATGAAGATGTATATGACCTCACTGAGCCGGATACACACAGCTTTATAGCAAACGGCGTTGTCGTACACAACTGTGGTGAACAGCCTCTAGAGAACTTCGAAGCATGCAACCTTGGTCACATAAACCTTAGTCTGTTAGTGGAAGAGAAGCAGGATGGACAGGCACAGACATTCAGGGAATGGAGAAAAAAGAATCCTGACTACGACTACGAATCAAATAAGGGTCTTGAGAAAGCAGTGGCCGATTATCTCAGGCAAGCAATGGACATGGAGGAGTTTGAAAGAGTAGCCAGAATCGGCACCCGATTCCTTGATAACGTCATAACAATGAACGACTTTCCCCTAGAAGAGATAGAAGATAAAGTTTCAAAAATGCGGAAAATCGGGCTTGGCCTGATGGGTTTCGCTCAACTTCTAATACAGCTTGGAATTCGCTATGGCTCCAGAGAATCTATTGCTGTTGCCAAAGAAATCCAGAGGCTTATAACCAGATTTTCAGTTGAAGAATCCCATCGACTCGCCTTATCCCGTGGAGAGTTCCCTGAGTGGAGCGAAAGCAAGTGGGCAGACCCAACCGAGTATCCAGAGTGGTTCGAGAGACACACAGGCGGGTTAAACCCAGAAGAGTACAGCGATGGATACTTAATTAGAAACCACAACACAACATCAATAGCTCCAACAGGAACAACATCGATGATCGCTAACACAAGCGGTGGATGTGAACCAATATTCAGCCTCGCATACTTCAAGAATGTAGCCAAGGACATACAAGGAGAGGACATGCTCGTGGAATTCGATGACTACTTCATAAGAACCCTAGAAGCAAACAACATAAACGTAGAAGAAGTCAAATCCGCAGCAATCAAAAAAATGGAGAAAAACAGATGGGAAGGAGTCGACTCAATCCCAGATGAAACACTCCCACCAAAGATAAAAGAAATATTCGTAGCAGCAGACAGAGTCAAACCAGAAGAACACGTCGACATACAAGCAGCATTCCAATACCACAACCACTCCGGAATATCCAAAACATGCAACTTCCCCAACGAAGCAACAAAAAAAGACGTAGAAAAAGCATACATGCGAGCATACGACAAAGGAGTCAAAGGCATGACCGTCTACAGAGACGGCTCCAGAGAAGTACAAGTAATGAAAACAAACATAGATACCCAAGAAAAAAACCTAAATAAAAAACAACTTATCGAAAAAACAATCAAAGAATTCGGTGGAATAAAAAACATGATAGAATCCAAAGAATTCAAAGAAACAATCCAACAAACAAACATCGACACAGACAAACAAAAACCATTACTACAAACACTAACACAAAACCAAGAAAACATAAAGAAAGGTAAAAAAACAAAAATGGGACAAAAAACCGCTAGAGAACGCCCCAAAGTTGTTCAAGGCGAAACAAGAGAGATTGAAACACCATACGGAGACCTATACGTAACAATAAACGAAGACAAACACGGCCCATTTGAGGTATTCGCCCAAATAGGCAAAGCAGGTGGATACACACAATCATTCACAGAAGCCTTAGGAAGAATGATATCACTCGCATTAAGAACCGGCGCATCCGGAGAAGAAGTAATAAAACAACTAGACGACATCAGATCCCCCCAGATAGCCTGGGACCAAGGAACAAAAATATACTCAGTTCCCGACGCAATCGCAGAAGCAATGAAACGCCACCTAAACAAAACAAAAGGAGTTCAAGAAACAGTAGACACATACGAACAACAAACCGAAGAAATCGAAACACACAAAAACAACGAAACAGACACAACAAAAATAATCAAAGAAGGCGTCAACCCCGAATGTCCAGAGTGCGGAGGAATGCTAACCCTGCAAGAAGGCTGCAAAAAATGTCCAAAATGTGGATGGAGCGAATGCTAA